The Streptomyces lienomycini sequence CTGTGTACCGGAGAGATCCACACCGACGGCGGGATCCCCGCCGGGACAACGGACCTGATCAGCGGCGGGGTGTTTGTCATCTCGGGTGCCGTGGTCGGCCAAGTGCTCAACTGCGGGCCGGTTACCACGTACGGGCAGAACGACATGGTGTTGGACAACTGGGGTCAGGTGCAGACGTGGACGGCGACCGCACCGGTGACCTCGCACGGCCCCAGCGGAATCGGGTTCGTCAATTTCGGCGTCCTCGGCAGCCTCGACGTGCAGGCCCCGATCACCACGCTCAGCCTGGTGCGGGGAATGCAGGCGGAGTTGGCCGCGGTGGCCCTGAGCGTCAAACAAGGTGGTCGGATCGGTACGGCCACGGTTGACGGGCGCATCGCCACGAGCGGGGACCACCTGACGACGGTCGAGATCGACGGCGAGGTGGGGACCCTGAGGGTCACCGGCGGCATCCACGCCACGGGACGAGAAGCGGATGCGGTCCGGGTGGGCACAAGTGACGTGGACCTGTCCGACATCGACATCACCGCCACCGACGGCCAGTCCATCATTCACCATGCCGCGAGCTGATCGAGCCCTGTTCCGTTTGAGCGTCGATGTCTTCGACGGCCCTCTCAGAGGGCGTTAAGTCCCGTTCCTGATGATGTGGTGTCGCCCGTTCGTGGGTGATGGGACAGTTCCGTCCTCGTGTCATGGCGTGTACATGATGGGGTCGTGGGCATGGAACGGACGCCGTACGCAACCGACTTGTCCGACGAGCAGTGGGCGTTGATCGAGCCGCTGGTCACCGCGTGGAAGCAGGAGCGGGTGGCGCGGTCGGCGACCGGAGACCCGGGCTCCTGCGCCCTGCGCGAGGTCGTGAACGCGCTGCTTTACCAGAACCGGACGGGCTGTCAGTGGCGGCTTCTGCCGCACGACTTCCCGGCCTGGTCGGCAGTGTTCTACTACTTCACCCTGTGGCGCCAGGACGGCCTTGACCAGCGGATCCAGGAGATCCTGCGCTGCCAGGTGCGGGAACGGTCCAGACGATTAGAGGACCCGTCCCTGGTGATCATCGACACCCAGTCCGTCCGCGTGGCGGCCGGGGTGCCGAAGGAGACGACGGGACTGGACGCGAACAAGAAGACGCCCGGCAGGAAGCGGGGACTGGCCGTCGATGTGCTGGGCCTGGTCATCGGTGTGGTGATCCTCGCTGCGAGCGCGCACGACAACGAAGCCGGCATCGCCCTGCTGGACCAGGCGGCTGAGCGGTGTGGGATGCGCCTGGAGAAGGTCCTGGTCGACCAGGGCTTCAAGGACGCCGTGATCATCCACGGGGCGGTGAAGGACATCACCGTTGAGGTGGTCCGCCGCAACCCCGACGACGAGGGGAAAGGCTTCGTCCCGCAACCGAAGCGGTGGGTGGTCGAGCAGGTCAACGGCACCCTCATGCTGCAGCGGCGCCTCGCCCGCGACTACGACCACCGGCCCGACAACGCGGCCTCCCGCGTCTACTGGGCCTCCACCGCCGGCATGCTCCGCCGCCTCACCACCCCTACCCCCACCTGGCGGGACGACGTGGAGCTGGCCGCGTGAACGTCTGCGAACTCCTGCGGCTGCTGCAGACCGAGCACGATGAGACCGCTGCCCGCGCCGACCACCTGCGCGAGCAGATCGAGCGGCTCACCACCGACCTCGCCGAGACCGAAGCCCGCCTGGCCGAGCTCGCTGCCACCGGCAAGGTCATCGACGGCCTCACCCCTCCCGACCAGGCACCGGCCCCCGCGGAGACCGCCATCGCGACCGTCTACCAGCGCATCGTGACCACGTTCAACGAGCACCCCGGGGAGGTGTTCCGCGTCCGTGATCTGCATGAGCACCTCGGCCTGCCCACCGACGAGCCCTCGATCAACGTCACCCGCTCCCGCCTGGGACGACTCGTCCGCCAGGGATTCCTCGAGCAACCGGGACGCGGCCGCTACCAGAAACGGACTTAACGCCCTCTCAAGGCCTGGTCCTGGCCGAGGCCGAGTTCCCACTGACGAGGAGGCTCAGTCCTTCGTACCCCTCCGGAGCGCGCGCTGGTTGCCCTGTCCGCCGCCGTAGAAGAAGATCGGTTGGCCGCCGTAGGTGCCGCACGGTCTTCAGCCGGGCGGCGATCTCGCGGACGGCAGTGTCCCAGTGGATGAGGGAAGGTGCCGTCCGGCTCCCGGCGCAGGGTCGCCTGTGCAGACGGACTTGATCCGGACCGCGCGGCATTCCGGCACACCGTTGACCAGTGGTTCGCCGGCCAGGGAGGGGGAGCGGCGCCAGCCGCCCGGAACGCATGCCGTTAACCGTGCTGCGCGGAGGGCTCGTCGTCGTGCTGGAGAGGTTGCCCCCGGTCACGCCGCTGCGTCACCGGGCGGCGGGCCCCGAGGCGATGCCGCCTCTGTCGGGACGAGAGCGTCAGGTTCTCACCCTGCTGGCGGACGGCCATGAGGCCCCCGCCATCGCGGAGGAGCTGTCCGGGCGAGCACTTCTGCCTACGGCCGGTCGTGGGCTCCCGAGGTCCGTGAGGCGAGGGTGCGCAGGCGGTCGTGACTCGTCGTGCCGGGTTCGGCGGTCAGGGTGATGAGCTGCTGGTCGGGATCGTCGGTGGAGGTGAGGAAGGACCAGTCGAGGGTGAGCGGGCCGACGACCGGATGGTCCAGCACTTTCGTGCCGGATCTCTGGGCCGCGACCCGGTGGGTACCCCACCAGCGCCGGAAGTCGGGATCCTGCACCGACAGTTCGCCGACAAGTTCGGTGAGACGTGGGTCCTCGGGATCGCGGACGGCCTCCATGCGCAGCTGTGCCAGGGTCATCCGTGCCGCCCACTCCCAGTCCGCGTACAGCGCTCTGACGGCCGGCTCACGGAAGATCAGTCGTACGAAGTTGCGGTCCCTTTCCGGAATCCGCGCGAAGTCGATGAACAGGGCGGACGCCATGGCGTTCCAGGCGAGGATGTCCGTACGCCGGCCCAGGACGACGGCCGGTGTGGTGGAGAGGTCGTCCAGGAGGCGCCGTAGCTGCGGCCGGACCTTCTGCGAGGTGCGCCGACGCGGCCGCGCTGTGTCCCGGCCCGACAACTCGAGCAGGTAGGCGCGCTCACCGTCGTCGAGCCGCAGGACACGCGCGAGGGCATCCAGTACCGGTTCGGACGCCCGGCGGCGGCCCTGTTCGAGGCGCGTGTAGTAGTCCGGGCTGATCGACGCGAGCAACGCCACCTCTTCGCGGCGCAGACCCTTGACCCTGCGCCTGCCGGCGGAACCAGGGAGTCCCGCTTCGGCCGGGCTCAGCTCCGTACGCCGCGCCTTCAGGAAAGCGCCCAGTTCGCTGACATGGCCGTTACTGCTGCTCATGGGCCCCAGTGTGACAGCGCGCCGACCCTGTGACAGGGGGCCTGGCGTGTCCCAGGACAGCACAGTCCTGGGACAGAAGAAGCCCCTTACCCGACCCTGAGCCGCGTGCGACTGTCGGTGAGGACGAGGACTGCACGGAGCGTTCCCAGCGTTCGCGGCCACTTCCTTACCCACCCGCACGACAGGAGACACACACCGTGAAGACCGACGTCACGTTTCCCAGCAACGATCTGGCCGTCGCCGGGACTCTCTTCACCCCCGACGAGCGCATCGACGCCCGCCTGCCGGCCATTGTGATCTCCCACCCGGGGGGTGGTGTGAAGGAGCAGAGCCCGAGTGTCTACGCCGAGCGCCTGACCCGGGAGGGATTTGCCGCGCTCGTCTTCGATGCCGCCTACCAGGGGGAGAGCGAGGGCGAGCCGCGAGGACTGGAGAACCCCTTCCAGCGGGCCGAGGACATCAAGTCCGCCGTGACTCACCTGACCACCCGTGACGACATCGACCCTGACCGGATCGGTGCACTGGGCATCTGCGCGTCAGGCGGATACGTCCCCTACGCCGCGCAGACCGACCACCGGGTCAAAGCCGTCGCCACGGTCAGTGCCGGAGACATGGGCTCCGTGATCCGTGAAGGGCTGGGCCGCGCCCAGGACCCCGCGGTCCTCACGGCCCTGCTCGACCGGGCCGCGGCGGCGCGTACCGCCGAGGCTCGCGGCGAGGCTCCGGAGACAGTGGCCTGGATCCCCGACGACGCCGAAGACTTGCCGGCGACTGGCACCCGGCAGTTCCGGGAGACCTACGAGTTCTACCGGACCCCGCGCGGATACCACCCTCGAGCGGTCCAGGGGTGGGTCCTGCGCAGCGCCGACCAACTGGCCCAGTACGACTCCTACGCGATGATCCGGCTCATCGCCCCCCGCCCCTTGCTGATGATCGTGGGTTCCGAGGCGGAGACCGCGTACTTCAGCCGGGAAGCGATAGAACGGGCGGCCGAACCCAAGGAACTGTTCGTCATCGACGGCGCCACGCACATCGACCTGTACGACAGGGACGAACACGTCGCAGCTGCCGTCGCCAAGCTCACCGACTTCTTCGGCAAGCACCTGGCCGGATGACCAGCCGCCGTCGCGACGCCCGCGTCCGCACTGGCCGGCAGGGCGAACGCTGAGGAGGAGGCGGCTTCGGTCATCGACGGCCGAGTGAGTCGCATGGTTGCTTCAGCAGTTCTTACGGGGCTACCTCGGCAACGGACGGCTCGCACGTTCGCACCGCGATCGCGTAGTTGCCGTCCGTGCCGTAGCCGGCGAAGGTCGCCCAGGCGCCGGGTGCGATGACGCGGCACGGAGCGTCCTGGCCGTTCGTGTACTCGACGGTGACGGCCACGGTCTCGGCACAGTTGTTGACGACGTCCGTGTAACGCCAGCTCTGGTAGTACTCCACGCACGCCGGAGCGGGCGATTGGGCGGGTGCCGCGACGGACGGGGTGGCGGCCACGGTCATCAGCAGGCCGGCCGCGCTCACGGCGGCGAGGGCGAGGGTGCGCTTCACGCGCTTCATGCGGGACATGCGACGAATCCTTGAGCCGGTGACCGCCCTTGCGCAAGTTACTGCAAAAACTTTCGGCCATGGGTGATGGACTGTCCCGCTTCAACTGGTTGCTACCTCACGTCGAGACCCGTCGGAGATTGCGTCACGGTCCGGAGTGGGCGCGAGGTGGATGGTCGAGAGCAAGTTCTTGCTGCATCTTTTGGGAATCTCTTGCAGTGTGCGTGTTGTCGCTGGTTAAGTCGGGGCGTCCGTGCGAGACCTACGACGGGAGTGTCCCCCATGGCTCCGTTGCCTCAGCCGTCCGCCGATCCCACGGCCCAACCGATGGGCGGAACCGGGAAGTTGCTCCTGAGCCGGCTCGCTCGTGCCCAAGCCCTGGGGCGGGTCCCGTCCGTCGCGGGCTGTGCCCTGGTCGAAGGACGGACGGCCTGGACCGGCGTCCGGGGACGGGTGGGTGGCGGGTCGCCGACCTTGGACACGCAGTACCGGATCGGGTCGCTCACGAAGTCCTTCACAGCCGTTCTGGTGATGCGGTTGCGGGACCGGGGTGAGCTCAGGACGAACGACCCGCTGGACCGGTATCTGCCGGGCACCGGAATCGGAGACCGCACCCTTGAGCAACTCCTGAGTCACACCGCGGGGTTGACGACCATGACGCCAGGCTGTGACTGGCCGTACAGCGGACAGGGGCCGGCCGAGCCGCTGCGGCGCGGGGCCGGGGTTCTCTGCGCGGCGGGGGAGCGCTTCCACTACTCGAATGTCGGGTACGCCCTTCTGGGCGCGGTGATCGAGAGGGTTCGGCAGGAGCCCTGGGCAGACGTGCTGGCCAGGGAGGTTCTCGCCCCATTGGGCATGAGAGGGACGGGCACGGACCCTGGTGCCGAGGCCGCTCCGGGATGGAGCGTGCACCCGTGGGCGCCGACGCTCGTGGCCGAAGAGGTCCAGGACGCCCGCGCCATGGCCGCCGCCGGGGCGCTGTGGTCCACGCCGGCGGACCTCGCCAGGTGGGCGGAGTTCCTCCTGGGCGACTGCGCCGAGGTGCTCCACCCGGACACGCTGGCCGAAATGGCCGAACCGACCCGGCTGTCCGCCCACGAGGACGAGCCCGGCGCCGGATTCGGACTGGGCCTGCAGGCGGTACGGCACCAGGGACGCACTCTGATCGGACACCCCGGCGGCATACCGGGATTCCTGGCCACGATCTGGGTGGACCGGGAACGCCGGACGGGGGCAGTGATCGTCGGCAACGCCAGCACCGGGCTGAGCCCGAGCCGGGCCCTGGAACTGCTCGACATCGTGGGTGAGCAGACGCTGCCCCTGCCCGACGAGTGGGCGCCGCAAAACCTGCCGCCCCACCTTCTGGACCTCACGGGCTACTGGTACCAGGGCCCGCGTCCGCACGCCATCCAGATGGAGGCGGACGGCAGCGTGCTGCTGCAACCGGTGAGCACCCGCACCAAGCCTTCCCGCTTCCGCGCTCCGGCCAGCCGGTTCGGTACCACTCCGCAGGGCGGTCTGACCGGACTGGACGGCGCGTACGTGGGAGAGGAACTGCGGGTGCTCCGGGATCAGGACGGGCGGCCGGCGGCCCTCGAGCTCACCGGTGCCCGCTTCACCCGCGTTCCCGGTCCGGTTCCGTCGACACCGGCCCTGTCCCCGGAGGTGTCCGGCTGATCGCGTGGCGCCCCGTGAAAGCGGTGACGAGCTTTCGCGCCCCGGCGGCGACACCGTCGACCGGGGTCAGACCGAGCAGGCCGGGCAGCGACGCGCTTGTCAGACACGCGTTCTCGGGCCGGGAGGCGTACCGCGTCGCGGCCTTCGGGACCGGGACCACCAACCTCCGCGGCGCGCCCAGCAGGTCGGCGATCGTCAGCGCCCACTCGGCCCGGGTGACCCGGTCCGGACCGCCGAGGTGGAGGACTTCGGGCAGCGGGGCAGGGGCGAAGAGCACGGAGGCGGTGACCCGGGCCACGTCGGAGACGGTCACCGGGGTCGTCCAATGGTCGTCGGGCGCGTGCACCGCTTCACCCAGCAACAGTTGATGAGCGCAGGACGCGAAGAAGTTCAGCCACTTCCCCGCGTCCGCCGGCTCGTGGCCGTAGACGAGGCTCACGCGCAGCACCACGGCGTCGGCCGCCGTGGCCAGCAGGATCTGCTCGGCACGGAGCTTGGCGCGGCCGTATGCGTTCGCGGGCCGTACCGGCGTGGACTCGGTGTTGTGCGGCAAGGAGCCGTCGAAGACGTTGTCCGTGGAGATGAGCACGACACGGGCCCCCGGGGCCAGGGATGCCACGTTGCCCGCTACCGCTGCGTGAGCCTGCTCGGCCTCACCCGGATGCTCCTCGCACCAGGTCACGTCGGACGGGCCGTGCACCAGGACCACGCCGTCGGGACGCAGTCGGGTCAGAAGCCTGTCGCACGCCTCGGGGACGGTGGCGTCCAGCGCCGCCCAGCGTGCCCCGTACGTCGTGGGCGACGTTGAGGGCCGCCCGCGCGACGCCAGGGTGACGGTGTGCCCGTGGGCTGCGAGATGCCGGGCGATGCCGGTACCGACGAAGCCGCTGCCTATCACCAGGACGGTGCTCATCCGACCACCTGCCCGGCCCCGGCGGGCAGGCGCGCGCCGAGCAGGCGGCCGACGCCCAGCAGGCCGTGATCGTCATCGGCGGCACCGAGCGCCACCATCGCGTCGATGGCGTCCGCGTCCAGACCGAAACAGCCGAGCCGGGTCAACTCGGCCACCAGCAGCCTGCGGTAGGGCTCACCGACGGCCAGCGCGAAGCCGCCCATCAAGAGGTAGCGGCAGATGCCGATCGAAGTGAAGACGGACCCGATCGCCTGGGCGAGGGGAGTGACGGTGGTGCGCAGGACGGCAGTCGCGAAGGCGTCGCCCGCCCGAACCGCCGAGGCGATGGCACGGTTGTCGATCGCCTCGGGACGGCCGTGGGCGAGAGCCGACAGCCGGGAGGCGGCGAACGCCCCCCGGTCGGTCACCGCGGCCCGTCGCGCGGCGGCGAGCACACCGCGGCCGGAGGCGATCGCCCCCAGGTGGCCGCGGCCCCCGCAGTCGCACGGCAGGGCGTCAGGGGAGGCGTCGTAGGTCCAGTGCCCCAACTCCCCGCCGTGGCCGCCCGGGTCCAGCAGGACCTCGCCGTTGCGGAAGACCTTGTTCCCGATGCCGGAGCTGACCGTGATGAGGCAGAAGGGCCGGCTCTCGGTGGCGGCGTAGCGCCAGGTGGCAGCCGTCAGATCATTGACGACGACGACCGGGGCGCCGACGCGCGCCGTGAGCAGGGCACCGAGGGGCAGTGGCTCGCTCCGTCCGCCCCAGACCGTGGGGGCGGCCAGAACGAGGCCGTCGGCGGTGACCGGCCCGGCGAAGGCCACGCCGACGGTGCGCGGTGCGCAACGGCCGCCGTCCCGCGCGGTTCGGGCACCGATCTCTCGGGCCAACTGTTCGACGACGCGTTCCTGCAGCACGGGCACGGGAGCGTTCGGGTCGCGGGCCATGCCATCGACGGGCGTGCGGCGTGTACCGGACAGGGCGCCGGTCATCGGATCGTAGTCCGCGATGCGCAGGGTGGTGCCGCCCACGTCCACCACGACGAAAGGAGCCTCGGTGTCGATGACGTTCACGCCGTCGCCTCCCCGGACGCGGCGGGGGAGGTGCGCGGCCGCGCCGCCTCCGGCTCCTCGAACACGAGCAGTCGCAGATCCCCCGGGCCGTCGTTGACGAGGCCGTGCTCGCCGAACGGGCGATTGGCGATCACATCGCCCGCGCCGACCCGGAAGTGCTCGCCGTCCCGGAACATCAACCCGCTGCCGTCGAGTACGACATACGTCTCCCGGTCGGCGCCGTGCCGGTGCCGGCCGATCGAGGTGCCGGGCGGCAGTACGGCCAGATCGACGAACTCGGCCCCGCGCCGCCCGCTCCGACGGGCGTAGACCCGGTGCGCCAGGATGGTGCCGAGGCCACCGTGGTCGTGTTCCTTGGGCGCGAACAGTTCGCGCAGATTGCGCACCGCCCCGCCGTCCACGGCCTCAGACATGGTGCCCCTCCGTATCCCGCGCCAGCGCTGACAGAGCCGTGCGCAGCAACGACTCGGGGACGTCCCCCAGCTCTTCGACAAACGTCGCCTTGCCCGGTGCCGTCGGCACGACCAGGTGCAGCTTGCGCCCGCGCCGCTCCCAGGATGCCCGCAACGCATGGTTCATCAGTTCGGGTGTGCAGGTGAGGGTGTCGAAGACCGGAAGCCCGATGCGCCGCAGCAGGCGCACGATCCGCTCGCACGTGTCCGCGTCCGCCAGCCCGAGCAGCCGTGCGATGTGTGCCGAGAGGGCCATGTCGACGGCGACCGCCTCCCCGTGCTCGAGGCGGTGGTTGCCGGCCGTCTCGATCACCGGACTGAAGGTGTGCCCGAAGTCGACGAGGCGCGCCAGCTCGTGCTCGCGGAGATTCGGGCAGAGCTCCTCCATCATCAGGCGCATCGACGTCCGCAGCACATACTCCTCCAGCCGGCCGTCGGCGGACGACCGGCCGAGGAAGACGTCCGGGTGATCCTCAAGGGTCCGCAGCAGCTCCTCGTCCAGGATCACCGCCATCTTCACGATCTCCGCGAGTCCGCAGCGGATCTCACGCGGGGGCAGCGTGGTGAGGAACGCGGGATCATTGATGGAGGCGTGAGCCGGGTGGTAGGCACCCAGCATGTTCTTCGTGCGCAGGGCGTTGACACCGGTCTTCACACCGACACCGACGTCCACCTGCCCCACCAGCGTCGTGTTGACCTTGACGTAGCGGACACCGCGCGCGTACATGGACGCGGCGAAGCCGACGACGTCTGCGACTATTCCGCCGCCCACCGCCAGCATCACCCCATGACGGTCGAGTCCGGCGGCCTTGGCGGTGGCGCAGACGTCCTCCGCGGCGGCGAGCGTCTTGTGCTGCTCGCCGGTCCGCAGCGTGTGGACACTCCAGTCCCCCGGATCGACATGGGCGTTGAGATAGGCGCGCAGCCGGTCACCGTGCAGTCCCTCGATCGTGGGGCTGACGAATGCGACGACCCTGCGGCCCATGAGTGCGCGCGCGAGGAGCGGATTCTCCTGGTCGAACACCCCTGTGGTGAGGTCCACGCGGTAGGCGGTGCCCTCGGGCGCCAGCAGGTCGAAGCCGGTGGCGTCCTCGCGCACGCCCGGCTCGACCGGGGCAAGAACCTGGCCTGACATCTCTCTCCTTGCTCAGTGGACTCGTGAACGGTGGGAAGGCGTGAACAACTCGGTGACTCTCCGGAGCAGCGGGTGGTCCGGCAGATCCTCCAGCGGGACCGGGCACCCGGTGGCGTCGGCCACGGGAAGCCTCCAGTTGGGGTGCACCGCGGCCGACGTCCCCGGCAGGTTCTGCGGCATCAGGTCCCCTGTTGCGTCCGGCAGCCACACACCGAGGAGCCGCGCCGGGGTACGCAGCAGAAAGGCGTGCAGTGCGACGAGGGCGGCATCCCGGTCCTCGGAATCGGCGCCGTCCGGCAGCAGGCCGAGCCGGGTCAGCTCCGCGAGCCAGCCATCGCGTTCGGCGGCGGCCTCGGCCTTCTCCTCCGTCTCGGGGCGGGTCAGCAGGCCGAGCCCGGCGCGCAGTTCCACATGCTCGCCGCTCAGCCACGCGGAGGTGGTCGGCAGATCGTGGGTGGTGAGTGTGGCCAGGCACTCCTGACGCCACTGGTCGGGCGGAAGCGGTCCATGCCGGCCCTCCGACCCGCCGACGTACTCGAAGCGCTGCACGGAGGTGCCCAGCACGCCGAGGTCCGCCAGGTGCTCCCGGACGCCGGCCTCCACCGTGCCGAGGTCCTCCCCGATGACGGCGGCGCCGGCCCGGTTGGCCTCCAGCATCAGTGTGGCGAGCAGTGCGTCGGAGTCGTAGCGGACATAGGTGCCAGCGTCCGGCGCGCAGCCGTCGGGGATCCACCACAGCCGGAACAGGCCCATGACGTGGTCGACACGGAGCGCGCCGGCGTGCCGGAGCCCGGCGCGCAGCAGACCCGCCAGCGGGCGGTAGGCCGCGGCCGCCAGCGCGTCAGGCCGCCAGGGGGGTTGTCCCCAGTTCTGGCCGTGCGGGTTGAAGTCGTCCGGTGGCGCGCCCACGCTCATGCCGGCGGCGAGAAAGCGTTGGTACGCCCAGGCGTCCGCGCCGTGGGGCGAGACGCCGACAGCGAGATCGTGCACGAGCCCGATCGGCATGCCCGCGGTGCGGGCCTGGTGCTGGGCGTCGGCGAGCTGCTCGTCGGTGAGCCAGGCGAGCCACTGGTGGAAGCCGATGTCGTCGGCGAGTTCGGTGCGGGCTCGGGCGACTGCTGCCGAGCGTGGATCGCGCAGGTCGGCAGGCCACGTGTGCCAGTCGCCGGCGTGTACCTCCGCGAGGGCGCACCAGGTGGCGAAGTCGGTGAGTTCATCACCTTCGCGCTGGACGAAAGAGGCGAAGGAAGCGGCGCGGCCGGGACTGAGCGGCGCCGCCCCGTGGATGCCGCGCAGGGCACGCAGCTTGAGGGCGCGTACAGTCTCCCGGTCGATCAGGGACTGTCCCCGCAGCACCCTGTCGTTGAGGGCGCGCGCCTGTGCCACGCAGGCGTCGACGTCGCGACGCTCGGCCGGGTCCAGATACGCGTACTCGGGTATCGCCTCCACCCGCAGGTGCAGGGGATCGGGGAAGCGGCGTGAGCTGGGCCGGTAGGGCGACGGGTCGGTCAGCGGTCCCGGCTCGGCGGCGTGCAGGGGACCCAACTGGAGGAATCCGGCACCCAGCGCGCGCCCCGACCATGCGGCGAGGTCCGCCAGGTCTCCCAGGTCGCCCATGCCCCAGGAGCGTCGCGACAGCACGGAGTACAGCTGGACGAGGAAGCCCCAGTGTCGGCCCTCGGGGACCGCGAGCCGTGCCGGGGCCACCAGCAGGGCGCAGTCGCCGACACCGGTCGGGCCCTGGACGTGCAGGGTGTGCAGTCCGGCGGGCAGCGGATCGTCGAGTGCGGCCCTTCCCGCACCGTTCTCCAGTTCCACGTGGCCCTCGGTGTCACGCGGCAGGCCGAGCGCCTCCAGCCGTACGGTCTCGGGCTGCCGGAGTACGACGCACGGGGGCAAAAGGCGGGTACGGGAGCGAAATTCGTGCCGGGCCAGGGCGTCCCGCGCCGCCGCGGGGGTGGCGGCGTCCACC is a genomic window containing:
- a CDS encoding alpha-amylase, coding for MSRMKRVKRTLALAAVSAAGLLMTVAATPSVAAPAQSPAPACVEYYQSWRYTDVVNNCAETVAVTVEYTNGQDAPCRVIAPGAWATFAGYGTDGNYAIAVRTCEPSVAEVAP
- the malQ gene encoding 4-alpha-glucanotransferase, producing the protein MTAQKGHLTMADALVRLARAHGVATSYTTDRGVRVDVAPDTLVAVLAACGVDAATPAAARDALARHEFRSRTRLLPPCVVLRQPETVRLEALGLPRDTEGHVELENGAGRAALDDPLPAGLHTLHVQGPTGVGDCALLVAPARLAVPEGRHWGFLVQLYSVLSRRSWGMGDLGDLADLAAWSGRALGAGFLQLGPLHAAEPGPLTDPSPYRPSSRRFPDPLHLRVEAIPEYAYLDPAERRDVDACVAQARALNDRVLRGQSLIDRETVRALKLRALRGIHGAAPLSPGRAASFASFVQREGDELTDFATWCALAEVHAGDWHTWPADLRDPRSAAVARARTELADDIGFHQWLAWLTDEQLADAQHQARTAGMPIGLVHDLAVGVSPHGADAWAYQRFLAAGMSVGAPPDDFNPHGQNWGQPPWRPDALAAAAYRPLAGLLRAGLRHAGALRVDHVMGLFRLWWIPDGCAPDAGTYVRYDSDALLATLMLEANRAGAAVIGEDLGTVEAGVREHLADLGVLGTSVQRFEYVGGSEGRHGPLPPDQWRQECLATLTTHDLPTTSAWLSGEHVELRAGLGLLTRPETEEKAEAAAERDGWLAELTRLGLLPDGADSEDRDAALVALHAFLLRTPARLLGVWLPDATGDLMPQNLPGTSAAVHPNWRLPVADATGCPVPLEDLPDHPLLRRVTELFTPSHRSRVH
- a CDS encoding helix-turn-helix domain-containing protein, whose protein sequence is MSSSNGHVSELGAFLKARRTELSPAEAGLPGSAGRRRVKGLRREEVALLASISPDYYTRLEQGRRRASEPVLDALARVLRLDDGERAYLLELSGRDTARPRRRTSQKVRPQLRRLLDDLSTTPAVVLGRRTDILAWNAMASALFIDFARIPERDRNFVRLIFREPAVRALYADWEWAARMTLAQLRMEAVRDPEDPRLTELVGELSVQDPDFRRWWGTHRVAAQRSGTKVLDHPVVGPLTLDWSFLTSTDDPDQQLITLTAEPGTTSHDRLRTLASRTSGAHDRP
- a CDS encoding alpha/beta hydrolase; amino-acid sequence: MKTDVTFPSNDLAVAGTLFTPDERIDARLPAIVISHPGGGVKEQSPSVYAERLTREGFAALVFDAAYQGESEGEPRGLENPFQRAEDIKSAVTHLTTRDDIDPDRIGALGICASGGYVPYAAQTDHRVKAVATVSAGDMGSVIREGLGRAQDPAVLTALLDRAAAARTAEARGEAPETVAWIPDDAEDLPATGTRQFRETYEFYRTPRGYHPRAVQGWVLRSADQLAQYDSYAMIRLIAPRPLLMIVGSEAETAYFSREAIERAAEPKELFVIDGATHIDLYDRDEHVAAAVAKLTDFFGKHLAG
- a CDS encoding sedoheptulose 7-phosphate cyclase, with the protein product MSGQVLAPVEPGVREDATGFDLLAPEGTAYRVDLTTGVFDQENPLLARALMGRRVVAFVSPTIEGLHGDRLRAYLNAHVDPGDWSVHTLRTGEQHKTLAAAEDVCATAKAAGLDRHGVMLAVGGGIVADVVGFAASMYARGVRYVKVNTTLVGQVDVGVGVKTGVNALRTKNMLGAYHPAHASINDPAFLTTLPPREIRCGLAEIVKMAVILDEELLRTLEDHPDVFLGRSSADGRLEEYVLRTSMRLMMEELCPNLREHELARLVDFGHTFSPVIETAGNHRLEHGEAVAVDMALSAHIARLLGLADADTCERIVRLLRRIGLPVFDTLTCTPELMNHALRASWERRGRKLHLVVPTAPGKATFVEELGDVPESLLRTALSALARDTEGHHV
- a CDS encoding IS5 family transposase, translated to MERTPYATDLSDEQWALIEPLVTAWKQERVARSATGDPGSCALREVVNALLYQNRTGCQWRLLPHDFPAWSAVFYYFTLWRQDGLDQRIQEILRCQVRERSRRLEDPSLVIIDTQSVRVAAGVPKETTGLDANKKTPGRKRGLAVDVLGLVIGVVILAASAHDNEAGIALLDQAAERCGMRLEKVLVDQGFKDAVIIHGAVKDITVEVVRRNPDDEGKGFVPQPKRWVVEQVNGTLMLQRRLARDYDHRPDNAASRVYWASTAGMLRRLTTPTPTWRDDVELAA
- a CDS encoding serine hydrolase domain-containing protein, which encodes MGGTGKLLLSRLARAQALGRVPSVAGCALVEGRTAWTGVRGRVGGGSPTLDTQYRIGSLTKSFTAVLVMRLRDRGELRTNDPLDRYLPGTGIGDRTLEQLLSHTAGLTTMTPGCDWPYSGQGPAEPLRRGAGVLCAAGERFHYSNVGYALLGAVIERVRQEPWADVLAREVLAPLGMRGTGTDPGAEAAPGWSVHPWAPTLVAEEVQDARAMAAAGALWSTPADLARWAEFLLGDCAEVLHPDTLAEMAEPTRLSAHEDEPGAGFGLGLQAVRHQGRTLIGHPGGIPGFLATIWVDRERRTGAVIVGNASTGLSPSRALELLDIVGEQTLPLPDEWAPQNLPPHLLDLTGYWYQGPRPHAIQMEADGSVLLQPVSTRTKPSRFRAPASRFGTTPQGGLTGLDGAYVGEELRVLRDQDGRPAALELTGARFTRVPGPVPSTPALSPEVSG
- a CDS encoding SDR family oxidoreductase, which gives rise to MSTVLVIGSGFVGTGIARHLAAHGHTVTLASRGRPSTSPTTYGARWAALDATVPEACDRLLTRLRPDGVVLVHGPSDVTWCEEHPGEAEQAHAAVAGNVASLAPGARVVLISTDNVFDGSLPHNTESTPVRPANAYGRAKLRAEQILLATAADAVVLRVSLVYGHEPADAGKWLNFFASCAHQLLLGEAVHAPDDHWTTPVTVSDVARVTASVLFAPAPLPEVLHLGGPDRVTRAEWALTIADLLGAPRRLVVPVPKAATRYASRPENACLTSASLPGLLGLTPVDGVAAGARKLVTAFTGRHAISRTPPGTGPVSTEPDRERG
- a CDS encoding ROK family protein, with protein sequence MNVIDTEAPFVVVDVGGTTLRIADYDPMTGALSGTRRTPVDGMARDPNAPVPVLQERVVEQLAREIGARTARDGGRCAPRTVGVAFAGPVTADGLVLAAPTVWGGRSEPLPLGALLTARVGAPVVVVNDLTAATWRYAATESRPFCLITVSSGIGNKVFRNGEVLLDPGGHGGELGHWTYDASPDALPCDCGGRGHLGAIASGRGVLAAARRAAVTDRGAFAASRLSALAHGRPEAIDNRAIASAVRAGDAFATAVLRTTVTPLAQAIGSVFTSIGICRYLLMGGFALAVGEPYRRLLVAELTRLGCFGLDADAIDAMVALGAADDDHGLLGVGRLLGARLPAGAGQVVG
- a CDS encoding cupin domain-containing protein, with protein sequence MSEAVDGGAVRNLRELFAPKEHDHGGLGTILAHRVYARRSGRRGAEFVDLAVLPPGTSIGRHRHGADRETYVVLDGSGLMFRDGEHFRVGAGDVIANRPFGEHGLVNDGPGDLRLLVFEEPEAARPRTSPAASGEATA